Proteins from a genomic interval of Mesorhizobium sp. CAU 1732:
- a CDS encoding TRAP transporter substrate-binding protein produces MKIATVTLSTLAACVAFTGFAQATERWRVPLAISSNLPGVGSGYIDWAETLNAIGGDHIQVRIYDPGEIVPAFGVFDAVRDNRVPAGLAVMNYSAGTIPAGNLLTGVPFGLGPSEYAGWYYTGGGKELTQDLFNKHGVHGMLCLMTGPETGGWFRNEVSVPDDIRGLKFRTAGPGAKVYEKLGASVTALSYGETFSALERGLMDAVEASIPSVDIALGLHKVTKHAYFPGWQQPVGAGHLVVNLGVWNGLTDIQKALVEAACDAAAIKNIPISDAVQAAAIHTAVEAGVQVHHFSEELLVAFEAASNEVLAEEAAADADFKAIYESMEAYKAHMSELGPLTGGN; encoded by the coding sequence ATGAAGATCGCTACCGTAACTCTTTCGACACTTGCAGCTTGTGTCGCCTTTACAGGTTTTGCCCAAGCAACCGAACGGTGGCGTGTTCCGCTTGCCATATCATCGAATCTTCCCGGCGTGGGGTCGGGGTATATCGACTGGGCCGAAACCCTCAATGCGATCGGCGGGGATCATATTCAGGTGCGGATTTACGATCCCGGCGAAATCGTCCCTGCTTTCGGCGTGTTCGACGCCGTCCGCGACAACCGCGTGCCCGCTGGTCTTGCCGTGATGAACTACAGCGCCGGCACCATTCCCGCCGGTAACCTGCTGACGGGAGTTCCGTTCGGTCTGGGCCCGTCGGAATATGCCGGCTGGTATTACACAGGCGGCGGCAAGGAACTGACCCAGGATCTTTTCAACAAGCATGGCGTCCACGGAATGCTCTGCCTCATGACCGGCCCGGAAACGGGGGGCTGGTTCAGAAACGAAGTCAGTGTGCCCGATGACATCCGCGGTCTGAAATTCCGTACCGCAGGGCCGGGTGCGAAAGTATATGAAAAGCTGGGTGCTTCGGTTACGGCCCTTTCCTATGGCGAGACATTCTCGGCGCTCGAAAGAGGGTTGATGGATGCGGTCGAGGCGTCGATCCCATCGGTGGATATCGCCCTTGGTCTGCACAAGGTCACCAAACATGCGTATTTTCCAGGTTGGCAACAGCCGGTCGGCGCGGGTCATCTTGTAGTGAATCTGGGTGTGTGGAACGGGTTGACGGACATCCAGAAAGCCCTGGTGGAAGCGGCCTGCGATGCCGCCGCCATCAAGAACATCCCGATTAGTGACGCCGTGCAGGCGGCTGCGATCCATACTGCGGTCGAGGCGGGCGTCCAGGTGCATCACTTCAGCGAAGAACTGCTTGTTGCTTTCGAGGCTGCAAGTAATGAGGTGCTGGCTGAAGAGGCGGCTGCGGACGCCGATTTCAAGGCCATCTATGAATCCATGGAAGCCTACAAGGCGCATATGAGCGAGTTGGGGCCTCTAACGGGCGGCAACTGA
- a CDS encoding TRAP transporter small permease subunit produces MSVPQTHGSTVTSSAHGIPLPLPETWISRTIDGSVRALGGLFSAVWVLLTLNIVVSVFLRYGMNSGSMFLEELQWHFFATGIALSIPYALSHDRHIRVDILSAKFRPRTTSWIEFYGILFLLLPYCVFVLWFSYAFVRNSFVMSEISLAPGGIPYRWIIKMFLPLSFLLLALAGIARLSRCVAHLRLSIRKSREENVF; encoded by the coding sequence ATGAGTGTTCCGCAAACGCACGGCAGCACGGTGACATCGAGTGCGCACGGCATTCCGTTGCCGCTGCCGGAGACATGGATTTCTCGAACGATAGACGGAAGCGTTCGTGCGCTTGGAGGGTTGTTCTCCGCCGTATGGGTGCTTTTGACACTGAACATCGTCGTCAGCGTGTTTTTACGCTACGGCATGAACAGTGGCTCGATGTTCCTAGAAGAACTTCAGTGGCATTTCTTTGCCACAGGTATTGCGCTGAGCATACCCTATGCATTGTCCCACGACCGTCACATTCGGGTCGACATCCTAAGTGCGAAATTTCGCCCGCGTACGACATCCTGGATCGAATTCTACGGAATTCTGTTTCTTCTGCTTCCGTATTGCGTCTTCGTTCTCTGGTTCAGCTACGCGTTCGTTCGAAACAGCTTCGTGATGTCCGAAATTTCCCTGGCGCCGGGCGGGATTCCCTACCGCTGGATCATCAAGATGTTTCTTCCCCTATCGTTCTTACTATTGGCGCTTGCAGGCATAGCGCGTTTGTCGCGCTGCGTTGCGCATCTGCGGCTGTCAATCCGAAAGAGTAGAGAAGAAAATGTATTTTGA
- a CDS encoding TRAP transporter large permease subunit yields the protein MYFEFTDYIAISMFVTFIGLIFTGYPVAWCLAGTAIFYTALSVAVGEWTTLVENSFYLIDWNYSASIVDRNWAVMENWVLISLPMFIFMGLFLDKSGVAHDLMVSFARLLAGVRGGLAISVALLGILLAASTGIIGASVVLLTLLGVPAMLKAGYDRSFAVGTVCAVGTLGILLPPSIMLVLMADRLAVSVGDLFMGAVIPGLMLGLIYVAYILIWSRFSSKAAPPPSDVSPLGLWDVIELLKSMLPPIFLILAVLGSIFLGVATPTEASGMGAAAAMALAAARGRLTWSILRDVSLSTMSTTGFIFALILAATAFSLVFRGLGGDELFERALEAVPLSPIGLVVAILAVTLLLGFVLDWLEITLIILPLVGPVVANMGFDLTWFAILFALTLQTSFITPPVGPAIFYAQGVAPKSITLPEFYRGAIPFVILQVIAVILVFRIPSLATYLPSIAY from the coding sequence ATGTATTTTGAATTCACGGATTACATCGCGATCTCGATGTTCGTAACTTTCATCGGGTTGATATTTACCGGCTATCCCGTTGCATGGTGCCTCGCGGGTACAGCTATATTCTATACGGCTCTGTCCGTTGCGGTAGGTGAGTGGACGACGCTTGTCGAGAATTCGTTCTACCTGATTGACTGGAATTATTCGGCCTCGATTGTGGACCGAAACTGGGCAGTCATGGAGAACTGGGTCCTTATTTCCCTGCCGATGTTTATTTTCATGGGCTTGTTTCTGGACAAGTCGGGCGTGGCGCATGATCTGATGGTCAGCTTCGCAAGGCTTCTTGCCGGCGTTCGGGGAGGGCTGGCCATCTCGGTGGCCCTGCTCGGCATCCTTCTTGCTGCGTCAACGGGCATTATCGGCGCTTCCGTCGTTCTGCTGACCTTGCTGGGTGTCCCGGCTATGCTGAAGGCAGGCTATGACCGATCGTTTGCCGTCGGCACGGTGTGTGCGGTCGGGACATTGGGTATTCTGCTGCCGCCATCGATCATGCTCGTGCTGATGGCTGACCGGCTTGCGGTGTCCGTAGGCGACTTGTTCATGGGAGCGGTGATCCCCGGATTGATGCTGGGTCTGATTTATGTCGCATACATCCTGATCTGGTCGCGGTTCAGCAGCAAGGCGGCCCCGCCTCCGAGCGATGTCTCGCCGCTCGGACTTTGGGACGTCATCGAATTGCTCAAGTCGATGCTGCCGCCGATTTTCCTGATCCTTGCGGTTCTGGGCAGTATTTTTCTGGGCGTCGCCACCCCGACTGAAGCGTCAGGTATGGGAGCCGCCGCTGCCATGGCGCTTGCCGCGGCAAGAGGACGACTGACCTGGTCCATCTTGAGGGACGTTTCGCTCAGCACGATGTCCACGACAGGGTTCATTTTCGCGCTCATACTTGCAGCTACGGCCTTTTCGCTGGTGTTCCGTGGGCTGGGCGGCGACGAACTCTTCGAACGCGCCCTAGAGGCTGTCCCGCTGTCTCCGATCGGGCTCGTCGTTGCAATCCTCGCGGTGACGTTGCTGTTGGGCTTCGTTCTAGACTGGCTCGAGATCACCTTGATAATCTTGCCGCTCGTCGGACCCGTCGTGGCGAACATGGGCTTCGATCTGACCTGGTTCGCCATCCTGTTCGCGCTCACATTGCAGACATCGTTCATCACTCCGCCGGTAGGCCCTGCGATTTTCTACGCGCAGGGCGTCGCACCCAAGTCGATAACGCTGCCCGAATTCTATCGAGGTGCAATTCCGTTCGTCATATTGCAGGTGATCGCAGTTATACTTGTGTTCAGAATTCCTTCTCTGGCAACTTATCTTCCAAGCATTGCGTATTGA